In Geminicoccaceae bacterium, a single window of DNA contains:
- a CDS encoding NAD-dependent succinate-semialdehyde dehydrogenase: MSDLSPMGPSRQPDLDDPGLWRCFAYIGGCWSVAANGAMFAVTDPFDGSFLGEVASLDGDDARRAVDAAQSAFDGWSSILPQQRSAILRRWYDHIVTHREDLARIMVAEQGKPVSEARGEIDYAASFVEFYAEETRRPNIESVTSHLPDAEMEVWREPVGVSALVTPWNFPSAMITRKAAAALAAGCTVVIHPSIETPFSALALAKLAERAGMPQGVFNVVTGDAATIVGAWMDDPRVRAVSFTGSTEIGRLLYRQAASTVKRLVMELGGHAPFILFADGDVDQAVDEAIKAKFATSGQDCLAANRIFVERPHYDAFCNAFARRVEALTMGDGRDDPDIGPLMHERAVARQEAHVADALRRGARLLCGGKRRGNTLFFEPTVLADVPDDALVMREETFGPVAAITPFDSEEDVIARANASEHGLVAYLHSQDPRRIFRVSRALQFGMVAVNRTKVTGAPIPFGGMKQSGIGREGSRLGMEAFTEVKYICRDWA, translated from the coding sequence ATGAGCGATCTTTCTCCCATGGGTCCGTCCCGACAGCCCGATCTTGACGATCCCGGTCTCTGGCGATGCTTTGCCTATATCGGCGGCTGTTGGTCCGTGGCCGCCAATGGTGCGATGTTCGCCGTTACCGATCCGTTCGACGGCTCGTTTCTGGGAGAGGTTGCCAGTCTGGATGGCGATGACGCCCGCAGGGCGGTGGACGCGGCCCAATCCGCCTTCGACGGCTGGTCGTCGATCCTGCCGCAGCAGCGTTCTGCGATCCTGCGGCGATGGTACGATCACATTGTCACCCATCGCGAGGACCTGGCGCGGATCATGGTGGCCGAGCAGGGCAAGCCTGTCTCCGAGGCCCGTGGCGAGATCGACTATGCCGCCTCGTTCGTGGAATTCTACGCCGAGGAGACCCGGCGGCCGAACATCGAGAGCGTGACATCGCATCTGCCGGATGCGGAGATGGAGGTGTGGCGCGAACCCGTCGGCGTGTCGGCCTTGGTCACTCCGTGGAATTTCCCCAGTGCGATGATAACGCGCAAGGCGGCGGCAGCCCTTGCCGCGGGCTGTACGGTGGTAATCCATCCCAGTATCGAAACGCCATTCTCCGCGCTCGCCCTGGCCAAGCTCGCCGAGCGGGCGGGAATGCCGCAAGGTGTCTTCAACGTCGTGACCGGCGATGCCGCCACCATTGTCGGCGCATGGATGGATGATCCGCGCGTTCGTGCGGTATCTTTCACCGGATCCACCGAAATCGGCAGGCTCCTCTATCGCCAGGCGGCTTCCACGGTAAAAAGGCTGGTCATGGAGCTGGGTGGTCATGCGCCCTTCATCCTGTTCGCCGATGGCGATGTCGATCAGGCTGTCGATGAGGCGATCAAGGCGAAGTTCGCAACGTCGGGACAGGACTGCCTTGCTGCCAACAGGATCTTCGTTGAGCGCCCGCACTATGACGCGTTCTGCAATGCGTTCGCGCGGCGTGTCGAGGCACTGACCATGGGCGATGGCCGCGACGATCCCGATATCGGCCCGCTGATGCACGAGAGGGCGGTGGCCAGACAAGAGGCCCATGTCGCCGATGCGCTCCGCCGTGGTGCGCGATTGCTCTGTGGTGGAAAACGGCGCGGGAATACCCTGTTCTTCGAACCGACCGTACTTGCTGATGTCCCCGATGATGCGCTTGTCATGCGCGAGGAGACCTTCGGTCCAGTTGCGGCGATCACCCCGTTCGACAGTGAGGAGGATGTGATTGCCCGCGCCAATGCCAGCGAGCACGGTCTGGTCGCCTACCTCCACAGCCAGGATCCACGCCGCATCTTCCGTGTCAGCCGTGCGCTGCAATTCGGCATGGTTGCGGTCAATCGCACCAAGGTGACCGGCGCTCCCATTCCGTTTGGCGGCATGAAGCAGTCGGGAATCGGTCGTGAAGGCTCGCGGCTGGGAATGGAAGCCTTCACCGAAGTCAAATATATCTGCCGCGACTGGGCCTGA
- a CDS encoding aspartate aminotransferase family protein, protein MLRNDRLDQWDRENFFHPSTHLAQFARGEAPNRVITGGRGCYIRDRDDVELLDAFAGLYCVNVGYGRQEIAEAIAKQARELAYYHAYVGHGTEASITLAKMVLDRAPEGMSKVYFGQSGSDANETNIKLVWYYNNILGRPRKKKIISRWRGYHGSGLMTGSLTGLKLFHDKFDLPLANVLHTAAPYHYRRDDLSMSESEFTAHCARELESLIEEEGADTIAAFIGEPVLGTGGIVPPPAGYWAAIQDVLRRHDILLIVDEVVTGFGRLGSMMGSTHYGLKPDLITIAKGLTSAYAPLSGSIVGDRMWKVLEQGTDELGPIGHGWTYSAHPIGAAAGVANLQLIDRLGLVDNARETGAYLNRALRDALADHSHVGDVRGEGLMAAVELVDDKAERRFFDPSKKVGASISAAMARRKVIARAMPQGDIIGFAPPLCLTREEVDRIVEVTRIAVEEVLGTA, encoded by the coding sequence ATGCTCCGCAATGACCGGCTCGATCAGTGGGATCGCGAGAACTTCTTCCACCCGTCCACGCATCTGGCCCAGTTCGCGCGTGGCGAGGCGCCCAACCGCGTCATTACCGGCGGCCGGGGGTGTTACATCCGTGATCGCGACGATGTCGAGCTGCTCGATGCCTTCGCTGGCCTCTATTGCGTGAATGTCGGCTACGGCCGTCAGGAGATCGCCGAGGCGATTGCGAAGCAGGCGCGCGAGCTTGCCTACTATCACGCCTATGTTGGCCATGGCACCGAGGCATCGATCACGCTGGCGAAGATGGTGCTCGACCGGGCGCCGGAAGGCATGAGCAAGGTGTATTTCGGCCAGTCCGGCTCGGATGCCAACGAGACCAACATCAAGCTCGTCTGGTATTACAACAACATTCTCGGCCGGCCACGGAAGAAGAAGATCATCTCGCGCTGGCGGGGCTATCATGGCTCGGGTCTCATGACAGGATCGCTCACCGGGCTAAAATTGTTTCATGACAAGTTCGACCTGCCACTGGCCAATGTCTTGCATACTGCGGCCCCGTACCATTACCGCCGCGATGACCTTTCCATGAGCGAGAGCGAGTTCACCGCCCACTGCGCGCGCGAGCTGGAAAGTCTGATCGAGGAGGAAGGTGCCGATACGATCGCAGCGTTCATCGGCGAGCCGGTCCTCGGTACGGGAGGCATCGTGCCGCCGCCCGCAGGGTACTGGGCTGCCATTCAGGATGTGTTGCGGCGCCATGACATCCTTCTCATCGTCGACGAGGTAGTGACGGGCTTCGGTCGTCTTGGCAGCATGATGGGCTCGACGCACTACGGTCTGAAGCCCGACCTCATCACCATCGCCAAGGGGCTGACATCGGCCTATGCGCCGCTGTCAGGATCCATCGTCGGTGACAGGATGTGGAAGGTCCTCGAACAGGGAACCGATGAACTGGGTCCCATCGGCCATGGCTGGACCTATTCCGCACATCCCATCGGGGCCGCGGCCGGCGTCGCCAATCTCCAACTGATCGATCGGCTCGGTCTCGTCGACAATGCCCGTGAGACGGGCGCCTATCTCAACAGGGCTCTGCGCGACGCGCTGGCCGACCACAGCCACGTCGGCGATGTGCGGGGCGAGGGGCTGATGGCGGCGGTCGAACTGGTCGATGACAAGGCGGAACGCCGTTTCTTCGATCCCTCGAAAAAGGTGGGAGCATCGATTTCCGCTGCCATGGCCCGGCGCAAGGTCATCGCCCGGGCCATGCCGCAGGGTGACATCATCGGTTTCGCACCGCCCCTGTGTCTCACGCGCGAGGAAGTCGATCGCATCGTCGAGGTGACGAGGATCGCTGTCGAGGAAGTGCTGGGTACGGCATGA
- a CDS encoding GFA family protein: protein MSRKCWVRHDFCGKCGSPILSKVEAMPQIDFIKAGTLDDTSWLRPTTELWCETRQAWLAEPYRRDELPRNPPA from the coding sequence CTGTCGAGGAAGTGCTGGGTACGGCATGATTTCTGCGGTAAATGCGGTTCGCCGATACTGAGCAAGGTGGAAGCGATGCCTCAGATCGATTTTATCAAGGCGGGTACTCTCGACGACACGTCATGGTTGAGGCCGACGACCGAGTTGTGGTGTGAAACCCGCCAGGCTTGGCTCGCCGAGCCCTACAGACGGGACGAACTTCCCCGCAACCCGCCGGCTTGA
- a CDS encoding ABC transporter substrate-binding protein, with the protein MKISRRTFGAITLCLLASTTAVRAQDIVKIGDINSYTGLPAHTEPYRKGAELAVEQINDRGGAGGKLLELVSRDDKGEPGEAVKAAEELFSRDGVALISGSLFSHVGLALASYAGEKKVLYIASEPLADSLTWQDGNRYTYRLRPNTYMQAHMLAEVAAKKGLKRWATIAPNYAYGKDAVNAFKEAMNELQPDIEWVAEQWPALFKIEAGPEVQALAAAEPDAIYNVTFGSDLAKLVREGTDRGLFEDRFVTSLLTGEPEYLDPLGDEAPEGWLVTGYPWDKIDTPEHKAFLDAYMSKYDDHPRIGSVVGYNTMMGIAAMLEKTGGSTDTEAMVDAMKGLTFDSPFGEVSYRAIDHQSTMGAYVGYTTVEDDRGTMRDWHYADGADFLPSDEEVAKLRPDSD; encoded by the coding sequence ATGAAGATCAGTCGTCGAACGTTCGGCGCCATCACCCTCTGCCTGTTGGCATCGACAACGGCTGTCCGCGCCCAGGATATCGTCAAGATCGGCGATATCAATTCATACACCGGTCTGCCGGCCCACACCGAACCCTACCGCAAGGGTGCCGAACTCGCAGTCGAGCAGATCAACGACCGTGGCGGCGCAGGTGGCAAACTGCTCGAACTGGTGAGCCGCGACGACAAGGGCGAGCCCGGCGAAGCAGTCAAGGCGGCCGAGGAACTCTTCAGCCGGGACGGTGTCGCCCTGATCTCCGGATCGCTGTTCAGCCATGTCGGCCTCGCACTGGCCTCCTATGCCGGCGAGAAGAAGGTGCTCTACATCGCCTCCGAACCTCTCGCGGACTCACTCACATGGCAGGATGGGAACCGCTACACCTACCGTTTGCGTCCCAATACCTACATGCAGGCGCACATGCTGGCCGAGGTCGCGGCAAAGAAGGGATTGAAGCGCTGGGCGACGATTGCGCCCAACTATGCCTATGGCAAGGATGCAGTGAACGCGTTCAAGGAAGCGATGAACGAATTGCAGCCCGACATCGAATGGGTCGCCGAACAGTGGCCCGCTCTTTTCAAGATCGAGGCAGGTCCCGAAGTCCAGGCGCTCGCAGCAGCCGAACCCGATGCCATCTACAACGTTACTTTCGGCAGCGATCTTGCCAAGCTCGTGCGCGAAGGCACGGACCGCGGCCTGTTCGAGGACCGGTTCGTGACTTCCCTGCTCACCGGCGAGCCAGAATATCTCGATCCGCTCGGGGATGAAGCGCCGGAGGGCTGGCTGGTCACGGGCTATCCGTGGGACAAGATCGACACGCCCGAGCACAAGGCGTTCCTCGATGCCTACATGTCCAAATATGACGACCATCCCCGTATCGGTTCGGTCGTCGGCTACAATACCATGATGGGTATTGCCGCAATGCTCGAAAAAACCGGCGGCAGCACCGATACCGAAGCCATGGTCGATGCGATGAAGGGCCTGACCTTCGATAGCCCCTTTGGCGAGGTCAGTTATCGGGCCATCGACCACCAATCGACCATGGGCGCCTATGTCGGCTACACCACGGTCGAGGATGACCGCGGAACCATGCGCGACTGGCACTATGCCGACGGTGCGGACTTTCTGCCTTCGGATGAGGAGGTTGCAAAACTGCGCCCGGACAGCGACTGA
- a CDS encoding iron-sulfur cluster assembly accessory protein: MPRAIVSMTAAARSRARYLLDTQGQGAEGIKLSVRSTGCSGYSYMMDFARTIGPGDEVVEIDDVKLVVDPMAVMYVLGTEIDFREDRLGAQFTFSNPNEKSRCGCGESFSV; encoded by the coding sequence ATGCCTAGGGCAATCGTGTCGATGACTGCAGCAGCGCGCAGCCGTGCGCGTTATCTTCTCGATACCCAGGGTCAGGGTGCCGAGGGTATCAAGCTGTCGGTCAGGTCGACGGGCTGTTCCGGTTATTCGTACATGATGGATTTTGCCCGCACGATCGGACCCGGCGACGAAGTTGTCGAGATCGACGATGTCAAGCTGGTGGTCGACCCCATGGCGGTGATGTATGTGCTCGGCACGGAGATCGACTTCAGGGAAGACCGTCTCGGTGCGCAATTCACCTTCAGCAATCCGAATGAAAAAAGCCGCTGCGGCTGCGGTGAGAGCTTTTCCGTCTGA
- a CDS encoding 2Fe-2S iron-sulfur cluster binding domain-containing protein, translating to MPSVSFELPDGSLRKIDVERGVSVLEAARLADVPIEGACGGSMACATCHVHVDAEQFGELPEPSFEEDDMLDLAADLSVTSRLGCQIRVERDLKVHVPGSSMLG from the coding sequence ATGCCATCGGTTTCTTTTGAACTGCCGGACGGAAGCTTGCGCAAAATTGATGTCGAGCGTGGCGTGAGTGTGTTGGAAGCTGCACGTCTGGCCGACGTTCCCATCGAGGGGGCATGCGGCGGGTCGATGGCCTGTGCGACGTGCCACGTGCATGTTGACGCCGAGCAGTTCGGCGAACTTCCGGAGCCGTCCTTCGAGGAGGATGACATGCTCGACCTGGCGGCTGATCTGTCGGTGACGTCGAGGCTGGGATGCCAGATTCGCGTGGAGCGTGACCTCAAGGTGCACGTCCCCGGCTCCAGCATGCTGGGTTGA
- the mnmA gene encoding tRNA 2-thiouridine(34) synthase MnmA, with translation MDPAIESGARVVVAMSGGVDSSVTAALLAESGFDVIGITLQLYDHGSATGRKGACCAGQDIRDARAVCDQLGIPHYVLDMEERFREAVIDDFVETYGNGQTPVPCIRCNQSVKFTDLLQTARELGASALATGHYVRRVPDVGGVRMYRARDKAKDQSYFLFATTREQLDYCRFPLGDLEKNETRAHAERLALPVARKPESQDICFVPQGHYSSLLRKLRPDAMQQGDIVHVDGKVLGRHQGVGHYTVGQRRGLEVSTGERLYVVEIDRGRHRILVGPRKATLSRSMELRNLNLLAEMPDVLGVSAKHRYNEPAVAARFHHAQGILEFAEPQSGIAKGQAAVLYDGDRVLGGGWIHAAHPC, from the coding sequence ATGGATCCTGCTATCGAATCGGGTGCGCGGGTGGTCGTGGCCATGTCGGGAGGTGTCGACAGCTCTGTGACCGCGGCTCTGCTGGCGGAGTCGGGGTTCGACGTCATCGGCATCACGCTACAGCTCTACGACCATGGTTCAGCGACCGGGCGCAAGGGGGCATGTTGTGCCGGGCAGGATATACGCGATGCCCGCGCGGTATGTGACCAGTTGGGAATTCCCCATTATGTGCTCGATATGGAGGAACGTTTCCGCGAGGCGGTTATCGATGATTTTGTCGAAACCTATGGCAATGGCCAGACACCGGTGCCCTGCATCCGTTGCAATCAGTCGGTCAAGTTCACCGACCTGTTGCAGACCGCCCGCGAACTCGGAGCTTCTGCGTTGGCAACCGGTCACTATGTGAGACGGGTGCCTGACGTTGGCGGTGTTCGGATGTATCGTGCCCGCGACAAGGCGAAGGACCAGAGCTATTTCCTGTTTGCCACAACGCGGGAACAGCTTGACTATTGCCGTTTTCCGCTTGGCGATCTCGAAAAGAACGAGACGCGGGCGCATGCCGAAAGGCTCGCCCTGCCGGTGGCGCGCAAGCCTGAAAGCCAGGACATCTGTTTCGTCCCGCAGGGGCACTATAGTTCATTGCTGCGAAAGCTGCGACCGGATGCGATGCAGCAGGGCGATATCGTTCACGTCGATGGCAAGGTACTGGGCCGGCACCAGGGTGTCGGACACTACACTGTGGGCCAGCGGCGCGGGCTCGAAGTCAGCACCGGCGAGCGGCTCTATGTCGTTGAGATCGACCGGGGGCGTCACCGTATTCTCGTCGGGCCCCGCAAGGCGACCTTGAGCCGAAGCATGGAGTTACGGAATCTGAATCTGCTGGCGGAAATGCCAGATGTTCTCGGGGTGAGCGCAAAGCACCGCTACAACGAGCCCGCCGTAGCCGCTCGATTCCACCATGCCCAGGGTATCCTCGAATTCGCGGAGCCGCAGAGCGGGATCGCAAAGGGGCAGGCCGCCGTGCTGTATGACGGAGACCGCGTTCTGGGCGGCGGCTGGATCCATGCAGCCCATCCGTGCTGA
- the fliS gene encoding flagellar export chaperone FliS codes for MYPTVQNQYRAAQAYQTASENVTAAQAIVMLYDGAIRRILDARKAIEEKRIEDRYHSITRAYNIINGLHCHLDFEAGGEIAKLLDQYYSYILHRLTEVNIKNDPSICSELVERLREMRASWCHIAENDDTGKPSRPHDNIQLGELTA; via the coding sequence ATGTATCCAACCGTGCAGAACCAGTATCGTGCCGCTCAGGCTTACCAGACTGCGTCCGAGAACGTGACTGCGGCCCAGGCAATCGTGATGCTCTATGATGGCGCCATCAGGCGCATTCTCGATGCCCGCAAGGCCATTGAGGAAAAGCGCATCGAGGATCGGTATCATTCGATCACCCGAGCCTACAACATCATCAACGGCCTCCATTGCCACCTTGATTTCGAGGCCGGTGGTGAAATCGCCAAGCTGCTCGACCAATACTATTCGTATATTCTCCACCGACTGACGGAGGTCAACATCAAGAACGACCCGTCGATCTGCAGCGAACTCGTCGAGCGCCTGCGGGAGATGCGCGCGAGCTGGTGCCACATTGCCGAAAACGACGACACCGGCAAACCGTCCCGCCCCCACGACAATATTCAGCTGGGTGAACTCACTGCCTGA
- the fliD gene encoding flagellar filament capping protein FliD, with amino-acid sequence MDSLSFGSLTTTNGSTRLSGTSSKLDTEALVSAAYEAKRIGAVRLETKITKNEAKLTAFGEMKSLLENLKATVAPLRNPPGLLGLKDNMFEQKAAFFTSSSSTSPTDILGVSADNSAQIGSFEITVNKLATANKISSMSTSAVDQTLADAWNGGTAFSGTIELGVAGGSTASINVDGTMDLADLADAINAQTSTTGVRASMLKVSDTDYRMVLTATDTGKAITLNDSSGITGGFNTTELQAAGMAEIEIDGVTVVRESNQIDDLAGGLTINLFKAEPGTKIGVSVESSLANVKEQIGAFVEAYNNFRTFVDNQSTISATGDVAEEAFLYGDRTMRDAMQGLSSLAGGDVAGLSDDALSTLRGIGITMNEANMLEVDDSKLDNALLTRLDEVRNVFEFDFQSSSNDLRVFNRTNDLAATDFSVEITDADNDGVPEKVMIGGVEAEFDGSTIRGPEGSDFAGLELLWAGSGSTTIDVHASQGIADKFYNYLDEVLDPYGGALASAVKNIEDVNDDYQTNIAQIEDRAARARDKLIERFANMEAALSIANTILNQIRTQVDAMTSSN; translated from the coding sequence ATGGATTCGCTCAGCTTTGGATCACTGACTACGACCAATGGCTCTACCCGCCTTTCCGGCACGTCTTCCAAGCTGGACACCGAGGCGCTGGTTTCAGCGGCCTACGAGGCCAAGCGTATCGGCGCGGTGAGGCTTGAAACGAAGATCACCAAGAACGAGGCCAAGCTTACCGCCTTCGGCGAGATGAAGTCGCTGCTCGAAAACCTCAAGGCGACAGTGGCTCCCCTTCGAAATCCTCCCGGTCTACTCGGTCTCAAGGATAACATGTTCGAGCAGAAGGCGGCGTTCTTCACCTCGAGCAGTTCGACCAGCCCGACCGACATTCTCGGTGTCTCGGCCGACAATAGCGCCCAGATCGGTTCGTTCGAGATCACCGTCAACAAGCTCGCCACCGCCAACAAGATTTCCAGCATGAGCACATCGGCGGTCGACCAGACGCTGGCCGATGCCTGGAACGGCGGCACGGCCTTTTCCGGCACGATCGAACTCGGTGTTGCGGGTGGCTCCACGGCGTCGATCAACGTCGATGGCACGATGGACCTTGCAGATCTGGCGGATGCCATCAATGCTCAGACATCCACCACCGGCGTTCGTGCCAGCATGCTGAAGGTCTCCGATACCGACTATCGCATGGTGCTGACTGCAACCGATACCGGCAAGGCGATCACGCTCAATGATTCAAGCGGTATCACCGGCGGATTCAATACGACCGAACTGCAGGCTGCCGGAATGGCCGAGATCGAGATCGACGGTGTCACCGTCGTCCGCGAATCCAACCAGATCGATGATCTGGCAGGCGGACTGACCATCAACCTGTTCAAGGCCGAGCCCGGTACGAAGATCGGTGTGTCGGTCGAGTCTTCACTGGCCAACGTGAAGGAGCAGATCGGCGCGTTTGTCGAAGCCTACAACAATTTCCGGACGTTCGTGGACAACCAGTCGACCATTTCGGCTACGGGTGATGTCGCCGAGGAAGCGTTCCTTTATGGCGACCGTACCATGCGCGATGCCATGCAGGGGTTGAGCAGTCTGGCAGGTGGCGATGTCGCGGGGCTGTCCGATGATGCCCTGTCGACCCTGCGCGGCATCGGCATCACCATGAACGAAGCCAACATGCTCGAAGTCGATGACAGCAAGCTCGACAATGCCCTGCTGACCCGGCTTGATGAAGTTCGCAACGTATTCGAATTCGACTTCCAGTCATCATCCAATGATTTGCGTGTCTTCAACCGCACCAATGACCTCGCGGCTACCGATTTCAGCGTTGAAATTACCGATGCCGACAATGACGGTGTCCCGGAGAAGGTCATGATCGGCGGCGTGGAGGCCGAGTTCGACGGATCGACGATCCGCGGGCCCGAAGGCTCGGACTTTGCTGGCCTGGAACTGCTATGGGCAGGAAGCGGCTCGACGACAATCGACGTTCACGCAAGCCAGGGCATCGCAGACAAGTTCTACAACTATCTCGATGAAGTTCTCGACCCCTACGGCGGAGCGCTGGCCTCGGCAGTGAAGAACATCGAGGATGTCAATGATGACTACCAGACAAACATCGCGCAGATCGAAGATCGGGCTGCACGGGCACGTGACAAGCTGATCGAGCGCTTTGCCAACATGGAAGCGGCCCTGAGCATCGCCAACACCATTCTCAACCAGATTCGCACCCAAGTGGATGCCATGACGTCAAGCAACTGA
- a CDS encoding flagellar protein FlaG: MLKDLSGIVPSHTPPPPVGRFEPRSTEVERNAVAQPASIPTGNTDIASTVADANTTLDSVAEKAATKMFPGREIKVESFKDEPSGRFVYRVADKNSGQVIHESPPEELLRFFASAREGNPGPIVHLEA; this comes from the coding sequence ATGTTGAAAGATCTTTCGGGTATCGTCCCATCACACACACCCCCACCTCCCGTGGGTAGGTTTGAACCGAGATCGACCGAGGTCGAACGGAATGCCGTAGCGCAACCCGCTTCAATCCCGACCGGAAATACGGACATCGCATCAACCGTCGCCGATGCGAACACGACTCTCGACAGCGTAGCGGAAAAGGCGGCGACAAAGATGTTTCCGGGACGCGAGATCAAGGTCGAGAGCTTCAAGGATGAACCCAGCGGGCGCTTTGTCTACCGGGTCGCCGACAAGAACAGCGGCCAGGTCATTCACGAGAGTCCGCCCGAAGAACTGCTCCGTTTCTTTGCCAGTGCCCGCGAGGGAAATCCGGGGCCGATCGTCCACCTCGAAGCCTAG
- a CDS encoding flagellin, protein MALSGTTNTSANTALRYLTQNNSLASSSLAKLSSGSRIVKASDDAASLAVGTKIRADVTALKQAQVNTGQASSMLQVADGALSQTSDILMRLKALSVQSQSGSVSDNERNFLDKEFTALVSQIDDIAEQTKFNGMTLLNGDTGVTVAGATDIAGVHISGTADVVTGDGTATLSMATAATGTTADAKQAMTFTYTDQAGTAFTATVTASADDKTAYSGAVVFEGTGISLSLDKFDGTTAVTATDLDITSNDVSFQVGVSSTDTIEVGLDDIRSTALGNVSTGTLADADGAGAGTGKANIRTREGAIKAGDILDNAIAQINEDRANIGAAISRFDFASANLATSIENLDAARSTLMDVDMASEMSNFSSKQVMMQASVAMLAQANQMPQQLLRLLN, encoded by the coding sequence ATGGCACTCTCAGGAACCACCAACACTTCCGCCAACACCGCTCTGCGTTACCTGACCCAGAACAACTCGCTCGCATCGAGCTCTCTTGCCAAGCTGTCGAGCGGATCGCGGATCGTGAAGGCTTCCGATGACGCGGCCTCGCTGGCTGTCGGAACCAAGATCCGTGCGGACGTCACAGCACTCAAGCAGGCCCAGGTCAACACCGGGCAGGCTTCGAGCATGCTGCAGGTCGCCGATGGCGCCCTGTCGCAGACTTCCGATATCCTCATGCGCCTGAAGGCCCTTTCGGTGCAGTCCCAGTCGGGCTCGGTCTCCGACAATGAACGGAACTTCCTCGACAAGGAATTCACCGCACTGGTCTCCCAGATCGACGACATCGCCGAGCAGACCAAGTTCAACGGCATGACGCTGTTGAACGGCGATACCGGCGTGACCGTCGCCGGCGCCACGGATATTGCCGGGGTGCACATCAGCGGCACCGCCGACGTCGTGACCGGCGACGGCACCGCCACCCTCAGCATGGCGACGGCGGCCACCGGCACGACGGCCGACGCCAAGCAGGCGATGACGTTCACCTATACCGATCAGGCCGGCACGGCCTTCACCGCGACCGTCACCGCATCCGCGGATGACAAGACGGCCTACAGCGGTGCGGTGGTGTTCGAGGGCACGGGCATCAGCCTGTCCCTGGACAAGTTCGACGGAACCACTGCCGTCACCGCCACCGATCTCGACATCACCAGCAACGACGTCTCCTTCCAGGTCGGCGTATCATCGACCGACACGATCGAGGTCGGGCTCGATGATATCCGCTCGACGGCGCTCGGCAATGTCAGCACCGGCACCCTCGCCGATGCCGACGGTGCCGGCGCGGGAACCGGCAAGGCCAACATCCGCACCCGCGAAGGCGCCATCAAGGCGGGCGATATCCTCGACAACGCGATTGCCCAGATCAACGAGGACCGGGCCAATATCGGCGCCGCCATTTCCCGCTTCGACTTCGCATCGGCCAATCTGGCGACCTCGATCGAGAACCTCGATGCCGCCCGATCCACGCTGATGGACGTCGACATGGCCAGCGAGATGAGCAACTTCTCGTCCAAGCAGGTCATGATGCAGGCATCTGTCGCCATGCTCGCGCAGGCCAACCAGATGCCCCAGCAGCTCCTCAGGTTGCTGAACTAG
- a CDS encoding arginase family protein → MAHGYETDRLDLPFVGHCTFGKRPPVTDWGQIDADVAVLGIPCDMGTQWRSGARFDPSIAPGTGTPSHGGFLHYEVMEILQGLSRRGSHPSSRRRSS, encoded by the coding sequence ATGGCGCACGGATATGAGACGGACAGGCTGGACCTGCCATTCGTCGGGCACTGCACCTTCGGCAAGCGACCGCCGGTTACCGACTGGGGGCAGATCGATGCCGATGTCGCGGTGCTCGGCATACCTTGCGACATGGGCACCCAATGGCGTTCCGGCGCGCGTTTCGATCCGTCGATCGCACCGGGCACGGGAACTCCCAGCCATGGCGGATTTCTCCACTACGAGGTGATGGAGATCCTCCAGGGGCTGTCACGACGGGGATCACATCCGTCCTCGCGGCGCAGGTCCTCATGA
- a CDS encoding ribose-phosphate pyrophosphokinase, translated as MLRRALERRSVTYGELLAFFERRVTRITVAALCRDLGKVSERNDANGGPDLACLVVRKSDRLPGEGYFHALREEGSYEGPSTGPDAEAEIRRRQEAVFAQVERLAVAEDVEDDTTRSP; from the coding sequence TTGCTGCGGCGTGCACTTGAGCGCCGGAGTGTCACCTATGGCGAGTTGCTGGCCTTCTTCGAGCGGCGGGTGACCCGGATCACGGTCGCCGCGCTTTGCAGGGATCTGGGCAAGGTGAGCGAGCGCAACGATGCGAACGGTGGTCCCGACCTTGCCTGTCTCGTTGTCAGGAAGAGCGACAGGCTTCCGGGCGAAGGGTATTTCCATGCCCTTCGCGAGGAAGGTAGCTATGAAGGCCCCAGCACCGGCCCTGACGCCGAAGCCGAGATCCGCAGGCGACAGGAGGCCGTCTTCGCGCAGGTGGAAAGGCTGGCCGTCGCAGAAGATGTCGAAGACGATACGACGCGTTCCCCGTGA